The proteins below come from a single Triticum aestivum cultivar Chinese Spring chromosome 5D, IWGSC CS RefSeq v2.1, whole genome shotgun sequence genomic window:
- the LOC123122697 gene encoding uncharacterized protein — translation MAPLQARLHDQIKDSMVLINIKPPKKASVGKNKNDKGIFVMGTIIVLQPYFMYVVADPASFHGEGQLKLLIDCLEGTKLELTRPQIHLTEGIAGIRCPNPGGYNTQLMRAVPLCRSVIAKRQRVHLFSPEQMLLTSGTVMGVSGPTFQHNCSTLESSSLGAPVVNDNGHLVGICNDFRNDYLEAISTHAIASEIEMAQGREYIGIGQMLDHLQS, via the exons ATGGCACCA CTGCAAGCACGGCTCCACGATCAGATCAAAGATAGCATGGTTTTGATCAACATCAAGCCACCCAAAAAAGCATCAgtaggaaaaaataaaaatgataaagGGATTTTTGTTATGGGTACTATTATTGTTCTACAACCCTACTTTATGTATGTTGTGGCGGATCCTGCTTCTTTTCATGGAGAAGGTCAATTGAAGCTCCTGATTGACTGTCTTGAGGGAACAAAGCTGGAACTTACTAGACCGCAGATACATTTGACTGAAGGTATTGCTGGGATCCGCTGTCCCAACCCTGGTGGGTACAACACACAACTCATGAGGGCAGTTCCTTTATGTCGAAGTGTCATTGCAAAGCGCCAGCGCGTCCATCTCTTCAGTCCGGAACAGATGCTGCTCACTTCTGGTACAGTAAT GGGAGTCAGTGGCCCGACTTTCCAGCATAATTGCTCTACGCTCGAATCGTCGTCGCTTGGGGCACCCGTTGTTAATGACAATGGTCATCTGGTTGGGATATGTAACGATTTCAGAAATGATTACCTTGAGGCTATAAGCACTCATGCAATTGCGTCTGAAATTGAGATGGCCCAAGGAAGGGAATACATA GGCATTGGCCAGATGTTGGATCATTTGCAAAGCTAG